One genomic segment of Arcobacter porcinus includes these proteins:
- the chrA gene encoding chromate efflux transporter, giving the protein MIYFSIFLHFFILGCFSFGGPIAHIGYFRKRFVEKLKWLSDEEFSKIVALSHFLPGPSSSQVGFTIGLKKGGIFGAFLAFIAFTLPSFIFLYLIWYFGLLEGDNKYVLSTIYALKLFAVLIVIDAILGMFSSFCKDYNTKAIFIFASILLIFFSSIFNQIIVLIICGFLGFLFIKKDEDKQNEKLSLPNIYFLFIFLVLLIFAFIFEFRNEYFKLFFDFYKSGSLVFGGGHIVLPLLQDNLQNQVSNETFLISYSLAQTIPGPMFTIATYLGADILKDNSFYGALISTFGIFLGGFLLILAFYKSYENLSKNRFIAKIIMAINACVVALLFSTLVKNIIPSAIFTIYDILLLFIGFILLRYIKVNIFYIIFGYILFFLIKTIFV; this is encoded by the coding sequence GTGATATATTTTTCTATTTTTCTTCATTTTTTCATCTTAGGGTGTTTTAGTTTTGGTGGACCAATTGCTCATATTGGATATTTTAGGAAAAGATTTGTTGAAAAATTAAAATGGCTAAGCGATGAAGAGTTTTCAAAAATCGTAGCACTTTCTCACTTTTTACCAGGACCTAGTTCTTCTCAAGTTGGATTTACAATTGGTCTTAAAAAAGGTGGAATATTTGGTGCCTTTTTGGCTTTTATTGCATTTACTTTACCATCTTTTATTTTTTTATATCTTATTTGGTATTTTGGGCTTTTAGAAGGTGATAATAAATATGTTTTAAGCACTATTTATGCTTTAAAACTTTTTGCAGTTCTTATAGTAATTGATGCAATTTTAGGTATGTTTAGTAGTTTTTGTAAAGATTATAATACAAAAGCAATATTTATCTTTGCATCTATACTTTTAATATTTTTCTCTTCAATATTTAATCAAATTATAGTTTTAATTATTTGTGGATTTTTAGGATTTTTATTTATTAAAAAAGATGAAGATAAGCAAAATGAAAAACTATCTTTGCCAAATATATACTTTTTATTCATATTTCTAGTTTTACTTATTTTTGCTTTTATTTTTGAATTTAGAAATGAGTATTTTAAACTATTCTTTGATTTTTATAAAAGTGGTAGTTTGGTTTTTGGTGGAGGACACATAGTTTTACCATTATTGCAAGATAATTTACAAAATCAAGTTTCAAATGAAACTTTTTTAATATCTTATTCTTTGGCTCAAACAATTCCAGGACCTATGTTTACAATAGCTACATATCTAGGAGCAGATATTTTAAAAGACAACTCTTTTTATGGAGCACTTATTTCAACTTTTGGGATTTTTCTTGGAGGTTTTTTACTTATTTTAGCTTTTTATAAAAGTTATGAAAACTTATCTAAAAATAGATTTATAGCAAAAATCATTATGGCTATAAATGCTTGTGTTGTTGCCCTTTTATTTTCTACTCTTGTAAAAAATATTATTCCAAGTGCAATATTTACAATTTATGATATTTTATTATTATTTATTGGATTTATTTTGCTTAGATATATAAAAGTAAATATATTTTATATTATATTTGGATATATTCTTTTTTTCTTAATTAAGACAATTTTTGTATAG
- a CDS encoding ankyrin repeat domain-containing protein — MFGIFQEKDKNFKNRIIDKLLKNSDDFNSLDHILEKSELDLNSLQIDDEPALITCCRRNLLNSVLWLLENKIDIEITNSLNETALFYAIYSNDNLILNALSKKGIDFNHLNNNKRTALQESVFNSNVRISRYLLKKTDLIKNSDLNGDNVLFDAINNGNLVLIEEILKLEKIDLEHKNKDANTILHLKNSLEKYSIASLLIEYGANPILNNKLGENFLFFLVTKGEAAYKLIKKIEEKGHSLDSKNSNGKNILMFACEYFLTLNDKKRVDSQRKLIKRLFQTNINKESLNKNSESIIFEIAKTADKELIDFAILNLPKQNLNRQNSFGFTPLFYLVLGGFSTLDSIDLLNINGAKLDYRNRDNINLLEFLINVILHIENKTIIHEDLLALISKNRRYKELLEELIKKYNLNVNELNSKGEPLFFSSLLNFNFSIFRILRTYNLDINKKDENGDNILFKLIKQDIIKNSTNQEKLIKTIKNLVKIGLNIDEKDKDGYTALSYSIIHEKDEFVKLFVELNASFNILDNQGRTLIHTAVLQDKAKYIKFLSKNSDNLINQVDNFGVSALNYALFMGKIELALKLILLNANIENQNPKSIKILEFLKKFHKNILAISSLAKDTKEKVALHNLAQNMIVEFNIDISRG, encoded by the coding sequence ATGTTTGGAATTTTCCAAGAAAAAGATAAAAATTTTAAAAATAGGATTATTGATAAATTACTTAAAAATAGTGATGATTTTAACTCTTTAGATCATATTTTAGAAAAATCCGAACTAGATTTAAATAGTTTACAAATAGATGATGAACCAGCTTTAATTACTTGTTGTAGAAGAAACTTATTAAATAGTGTTTTATGGTTATTAGAAAATAAAATTGATATAGAAATAACAAATTCTTTAAATGAAACTGCACTTTTTTATGCTATTTACTCAAATGATAACTTAATATTAAATGCTTTATCAAAAAAAGGTATAGATTTTAATCATTTAAACAATAATAAAAGAACTGCTCTTCAAGAGTCAGTTTTCAACTCAAATGTTCGAATATCAAGATATTTATTAAAGAAAACTGACTTAATAAAAAATAGTGATTTAAATGGTGATAATGTTCTTTTTGATGCTATAAATAATGGAAATTTAGTTTTAATTGAAGAGATATTAAAGCTAGAAAAAATTGATTTAGAACATAAAAACAAAGATGCAAATACAATTTTACATTTAAAAAACTCTTTAGAAAAATACTCTATTGCTTCACTTCTTATTGAATATGGTGCAAATCCTATATTAAACAATAAATTAGGTGAAAACTTCTTATTTTTCTTAGTAACTAAAGGTGAAGCTGCTTATAAACTTATAAAAAAGATTGAAGAAAAAGGGCACTCTTTAGATAGTAAAAATAGCAATGGTAAAAATATTCTAATGTTCGCTTGTGAATATTTTTTAACTTTAAATGATAAAAAAAGAGTAGATTCTCAAAGAAAATTAATTAAAAGATTGTTTCAAACAAATATAAACAAAGAGAGCTTAAATAAAAACTCAGAATCAATAATATTTGAAATAGCAAAAACAGCCGACAAAGAACTTATTGATTTTGCTATTTTAAATCTTCCAAAACAAAATCTAAACAGACAAAACAGTTTTGGATTTACTCCTCTTTTTTATTTAGTTTTAGGTGGTTTTTCTACTCTTGATTCTATTGATCTTTTAAATATAAATGGAGCAAAGCTTGATTATAGAAATAGAGATAATATAAATCTTTTAGAATTTTTAATAAATGTAATTTTACATATTGAAAATAAAACAATAATTCATGAAGATTTACTAGCTCTTATTTCAAAAAACAGAAGATATAAAGAGCTTTTAGAAGAGTTAATAAAAAAATATAATCTTAATGTAAATGAACTAAATTCAAAAGGTGAACCTCTATTTTTTAGCTCTTTACTAAATTTTAATTTCTCTATATTTAGAATCTTAAGAACTTATAATCTTGATATAAATAAAAAAGATGAAAATGGTGATAATATTTTATTTAAATTAATCAAACAAGATATTATTAAAAATAGTACAAATCAAGAGAAACTTATAAAAACTATTAAGAATCTTGTTAAAATTGGTTTAAATATAGATGAAAAAGATAAAGATGGTTATACAGCTCTTAGCTACTCTATAATTCATGAAAAAGATGAGTTTGTTAAATTATTTGTAGAACTAAATGCCTCTTTTAATATTTTAGATAATCAAGGAAGAACTCTTATTCATACAGCTGTTTTACAAGATAAAGCAAAATATATAAAGTTTTTGAGTAAAAATAGTGATAATTTGATAAATCAAGTTGATAATTTTGGAGTTAGTGCACTAAATTATGCTTTATTTATGGGTAAAATTGAGCTTGCATTAAAACTAATTTTATTAAATGCAAATATAGAAAATCAAAATCCAAAATCTATAAAAATATTAGAATTTTTAAAAAAATTTCATAAAAATATTTTAGCTATTAGCTCTTTAGCAAAAGATACAAAAGAGAAAGTAGCTCTACACAATCTTGCTCAAAATATGATTGTGGAGTTTAATATAGATATTTCAAGAGGATAG
- a CDS encoding P-II family nitrogen regulator codes for MKKIEAIIKPFKFEDLKKAFLEANISGVTVSEVKGFGRQKGHGELYRGEEKSIDLLAKIKVEIVVDDKDVDDTVAVIVKAVRTGKIGDGKIFISPVENVIRVRTLEEGVKAI; via the coding sequence TTGAAGAAAATTGAAGCAATAATTAAACCATTTAAATTTGAAGATTTAAAAAAGGCTTTTTTGGAAGCAAATATTAGTGGAGTAACTGTTAGTGAAGTTAAAGGTTTTGGAAGACAAAAAGGACACGGTGAACTATATAGAGGTGAAGAAAAAAGCATTGATCTTCTTGCTAAAATAAAAGTTGAAATTGTTGTTGATGATAAAGATGTTGATGATACAGTTGCAGTGATTGTAAAAGCTGTTAGAACTGGAAAAATTGGAGATGGTAAAATTTTTATAAGTCCTGTTGAAAATGTAATTAGAGTTAGAACTTTAGAAGAGGGAGTAAAAGCTATATGA
- the pyrC gene encoding dihydroorotase encodes MSKTFEIKKPLDMHLHLRDNDMLKLVAPFTSKSFSAALVMPNLVPPVTTKEALLAYKNRIDEVCKDDNFEALMTLFFKNDYSFEFLEDIKDDIIGIKLYPAGITTNSETGVSSMDIEVLRPTLESMSKLGIPLCIHGETNGFVMDREKEFMPIYESIAKAFPDLKIIMEHITTKDAVELLDKYPNLYATVTLHHLIITLDDLAGGMFDPHLFCKPIAKRPEDKEALLSAALKAHPKLMFGSDSAPHPKHKKECCGCAAGVFTSSIALQVLVELFESNDALDKLNDFVSNNAQRIYGLNLKEKTIKLVKKDFIVPAVYEYKDEKVVPMYAGKTISWSIEE; translated from the coding sequence ATGAGTAAAACATTTGAGATAAAAAAACCTCTTGATATGCATTTGCACTTAAGAGATAATGATATGCTAAAACTAGTTGCTCCTTTTACATCAAAAAGTTTTAGTGCAGCTTTAGTTATGCCAAATTTAGTTCCTCCTGTTACTACAAAAGAGGCACTACTTGCATATAAAAATAGAATAGATGAAGTTTGTAAAGATGATAATTTTGAAGCACTTATGACACTTTTCTTTAAAAATGATTATAGTTTTGAATTTTTAGAAGATATAAAAGATGATATTATTGGAATTAAATTATATCCAGCAGGAATTACAACAAACTCTGAAACAGGTGTTTCATCGATGGATATTGAAGTTTTAAGACCAACTTTGGAGTCTATGAGTAAATTAGGAATTCCTCTTTGTATTCATGGAGAGACAAATGGTTTTGTAATGGATAGAGAAAAAGAGTTTATGCCAATTTATGAGAGTATTGCAAAAGCTTTTCCAGATTTAAAAATAATTATGGAACATATTACTACAAAAGATGCAGTTGAACTTTTAGATAAATATCCAAACTTATATGCAACAGTTACTTTACACCATTTAATAATAACTTTAGATGATCTTGCTGGTGGAATGTTTGATCCTCATCTATTTTGTAAACCAATAGCAAAAAGACCAGAAGATAAAGAGGCTCTTTTAAGTGCTGCTTTGAAAGCTCATCCAAAACTTATGTTTGGAAGTGATAGTGCTCCACATCCAAAACACAAAAAAGAGTGCTGTGGTTGTGCAGCTGGAGTTTTTACATCTTCAATAGCACTTCAAGTTTTAGTTGAATTATTTGAAAGCAATGATGCATTAGATAAGTTAAATGATTTTGTATCAAACAATGCTCAAAGAATATATGGATTAAATTTAAAAGAGAAAACTATAAAGTTAGTTAAAAAAGATTTTATAGTTCCAGCTGTTTATGAATATAAAGATGAAAAAGTTGTACCTATGTATGCAGGTAAAACAATATCTTGGAGTATAGAGGAGTAA
- the fliM gene encoding flagellar motor switch protein FliM → MAEFLSQDEIDALLDIAEQGDDIDGTNPLDKFAAKEKNYTVYDFKKPNRVTLDQLKALTTMHDKMLREFTNDLSSMLRKMVDVKLMSIEQMTYGEFILSIPQVTSLSTLSMKPLDGRIVIECNPTVSHKVIADLLGSGAVNTMDSIDRELTEIELKILEHFYRMFIKILYKTWSDVSSLNFKIESSDTNANAIQIVSDHDIVLLVVFEITIDEDSGFLSICYPISYIEPLLNKIVDKIFSEGKNQKLSRKQDIKTLISGARMKIEPIMAETEMSTLEILNLKEGDIIVFNKNAASNESIVYVNKKEKFLASCGVTDNRKAIELKSNLDKEKQETLETLRLMREEREQKAKENAESIKRLLSERKGPAIPII, encoded by the coding sequence ATGGCAGAATTTTTAAGTCAAGATGAGATTGATGCTCTTTTAGATATTGCTGAGCAAGGTGATGATATTGATGGTACAAATCCACTTGATAAATTTGCAGCTAAAGAGAAAAACTATACAGTTTATGATTTTAAAAAACCAAATAGAGTAACTCTTGATCAATTAAAAGCTCTTACAACTATGCATGATAAAATGTTAAGAGAGTTTACAAATGACCTTAGTTCTATGCTTAGAAAAATGGTTGATGTTAAACTTATGTCTATTGAACAGATGACTTATGGAGAATTTATCTTATCAATTCCTCAAGTTACATCTTTAAGTACACTTTCTATGAAACCTCTTGATGGAAGAATAGTTATTGAGTGTAACCCAACTGTTTCACACAAAGTAATAGCAGATTTACTTGGAAGTGGTGCAGTTAATACAATGGATAGTATTGATAGAGAACTTACAGAAATTGAGTTAAAAATATTAGAACACTTTTATAGAATGTTTATAAAAATTCTATATAAAACTTGGAGTGATGTTTCAAGTTTAAATTTCAAAATTGAATCAAGTGATACAAATGCAAATGCTATTCAGATTGTTTCAGACCACGATATAGTTTTACTTGTTGTTTTTGAAATAACTATTGATGAAGATTCTGGATTCCTATCTATTTGTTATCCTATTTCTTATATCGAACCACTTTTAAATAAAATTGTTGATAAAATTTTTAGTGAAGGTAAAAACCAAAAACTAAGTAGAAAACAAGATATTAAAACTTTAATTTCTGGTGCTAGAATGAAGATTGAACCAATTATGGCAGAGACAGAAATGAGCACTTTAGAGATTTTAAATCTTAAAGAGGGTGATATTATTGTATTTAATAAAAATGCAGCTTCAAATGAAAGTATAGTTTATGTAAATAAAAAAGAGAAATTCTTAGCATCTTGTGGTGTAACAGATAATAGAAAAGCTATTGAATTAAAATCTAACTTAGATAAAGAGAAACAAGAGACTCTTGAAACATTAAGACTAATGAGAGAAGAGAGAGAACAAAAAGCAAAAGAGAATGCTGAGAGTATAAAAAGACTTCTTAGTGAAAGAAAAGGTCCAGCAATTCCTATTATTTAA
- a CDS encoding flagellar basal body P-ring protein FlgI: MRILTLIFLLFSSLYSQKVKDISNIIGIRENQLIGYGLIVGLAGTGDKSKFTMQSLQNLLTNSYIKIPQGSINSKNIAAVMVTADLPPFARQGDKIKVTLSTIGDAKSIDYGELLMTQLKGVDGNVYAVAQGSVVANANNKTTGFIYEGATVEGELEFDLQYEKSIQLSLLQNSAKNADLIERKINEHFGQNLAKALDTRTIDVIKPDDLSIVRFIALVENIELDTNVKKKLIIDVNREAIIAGGDITISPITISRNSFTLRIDKTTLDDTNWNNPAINRGVDVGDGIKIADKPVVDIDNAMINTKKDPTISDLVRSLKVMKIPMSEIIDTIKMIKQMGAIDVDIELRG, encoded by the coding sequence TTGAGAATTTTAACTCTGATTTTTTTACTTTTTAGCTCTTTATATTCACAAAAGGTTAAAGACATTTCAAACATTATTGGAATTAGGGAAAACCAGTTAATTGGTTATGGTCTTATTGTTGGACTAGCTGGAACAGGTGATAAATCAAAATTCACAATGCAAAGTTTACAAAATCTTCTTACAAACTCGTATATTAAAATTCCTCAAGGTTCAATTAATTCAAAAAATATTGCAGCTGTTATGGTTACAGCTGATTTACCACCATTTGCTAGACAAGGTGATAAGATAAAAGTTACTCTTTCAACTATTGGAGATGCTAAATCGATAGATTATGGAGAACTTCTTATGACCCAACTAAAAGGAGTTGATGGTAATGTTTATGCTGTTGCACAAGGAAGTGTCGTGGCAAATGCAAATAATAAAACAACAGGTTTTATTTATGAAGGAGCAACTGTTGAAGGTGAACTTGAATTTGATTTACAATATGAGAAATCAATTCAACTAAGCTTACTTCAAAATTCAGCTAAAAATGCAGATTTAATAGAAAGAAAAATAAATGAACATTTTGGACAAAATCTTGCAAAAGCACTTGATACAAGAACTATTGATGTAATCAAACCTGATGATTTATCAATAGTTAGATTTATAGCTTTAGTTGAAAACATCGAACTTGATACAAATGTTAAAAAGAAATTAATAATTGATGTAAATAGAGAAGCTATTATTGCAGGTGGAGACATCACTATTTCACCAATTACAATTTCAAGAAATAGTTTTACACTAAGAATTGATAAAACAACTTTAGATGATACAAACTGGAATAATCCAGCAATAAACAGAGGTGTAGATGTTGGTGATGGTATAAAAATAGCAGATAAACCTGTTGTTGATATAGATAATGCAATGATAAATACAAAGAAAGATCCTACAATATCTGATTTGGTAAGATCTTTAAAAGTTATGAAAATTCCTATGAGTGAAATTATTGATACGATTAAGATGATTAAACAAATGGGCGCTATTGATGTTGATATTGAGTTAAGGGGTTAA
- a CDS encoding flagellar biosynthetic protein FliQ yields the protein MDLLSISQDTVKVILLVGLPALLVSMVIGLMISIFSAVTQVNDASLSFVPKMIFVSAFILISLPWIGEQIEGFAVDLWNIILIFGN from the coding sequence ATGGATTTATTATCAATTTCCCAAGATACAGTAAAAGTTATATTACTTGTAGGATTGCCTGCACTTCTTGTAAGTATGGTAATTGGATTAATGATATCAATATTTTCAGCTGTAACGCAAGTAAATGATGCTTCTTTGAGTTTTGTTCCAAAGATGATATTTGTTTCAGCATTTATTCTTATATCTTTACCTTGGATTGGTGAACAAATAGAGGGATTTGCAGTTGATTTATGGAATATAATATTGATTTTTGGGAATTAA
- a CDS encoding flagellar basal body-associated FliL family protein, with the protein MADENIELSKKSSDGKGLILLLITFVILLIVAVAVATFFLFSNMGTTKTSVENETKVENVTQSSGSEAKFKADVNDLVLNLTDTRGREKILKLSFSIRSSEPTIEDIVTNHLPEITDIVITQVSSRSSEELLTVGGKNILKDELISELNGVMNYARKTSGNIVNNIFFTAFVIK; encoded by the coding sequence ATGGCAGATGAAAACATTGAATTATCTAAAAAGAGTTCAGATGGAAAAGGACTTATTTTATTATTAATAACTTTTGTTATTTTATTGATTGTAGCAGTTGCTGTTGCTACATTTTTTCTGTTTAGTAATATGGGAACAACTAAAACAAGTGTAGAAAATGAAACAAAAGTTGAGAATGTTACACAATCTTCAGGCTCAGAAGCTAAGTTTAAAGCAGATGTAAATGATTTAGTTTTAAATTTAACAGATACAAGAGGTAGAGAGAAAATCTTAAAACTATCTTTTTCTATTAGAAGTTCAGAGCCAACAATTGAAGATATTGTAACAAATCATCTACCTGAAATTACTGATATTGTTATTACGCAAGTAAGTTCAAGAAGCTCAGAAGAGCTGTTAACTGTTGGTGGTAAAAATATTTTAAAAGATGAGTTAATAAGTGAATTAAATGGTGTTATGAACTATGCTAGAAAAACTAGTGGGAATATTGTAAATAACATATTTTTTACAGCATTTGTAATAAAGTAA
- a CDS encoding flagellar basal body L-ring protein FlgH, with amino-acid sequence MKRYLLACIPFIFASCSSMDRPEIEFTKPEHQVVRDEPKVKRNKGSLYSVQGSSLFADKKDLQIGDIIQIRISEGLQQKTDNKRELTSNRQNEFGGGMFTSVGGNTLGGTMGSATDRINANLGVNFGTNSSDSDKGKVKTEVKENFDTDISAIIEEVYQNGNYFIKGTKEVLLDGQKQEIIITGIIRPYDISPENSINSSQIANLKLLYKKDGDEADILQAPWGTRFLRSIWPF; translated from the coding sequence ATGAAAAGATATCTTCTAGCTTGCATACCTTTTATATTTGCATCTTGTAGTTCGATGGATAGACCAGAAATAGAGTTTACTAAACCAGAACATCAAGTAGTAAGAGATGAACCAAAAGTAAAAAGAAATAAAGGTTCTTTATACTCTGTGCAAGGCTCATCTTTATTTGCAGATAAAAAAGATTTACAAATTGGTGATATTATTCAAATAAGAATTAGTGAAGGTTTGCAACAAAAAACGGATAATAAAAGAGAACTTACAAGCAATAGACAAAATGAGTTTGGAGGAGGAATGTTTACATCGGTTGGAGGTAATACTTTAGGTGGAACTATGGGAAGTGCAACAGATAGAATAAATGCAAATCTTGGTGTAAACTTTGGAACAAACTCTAGTGATAGTGATAAAGGAAAAGTAAAAACAGAGGTAAAAGAGAATTTTGATACAGATATTTCGGCAATAATAGAAGAAGTTTACCAAAATGGTAATTATTTTATAAAAGGTACAAAAGAAGTTTTACTAGATGGACAAAAACAAGAGATTATTATTACAGGAATAATAAGACCTTATGATATAAGTCCAGAAAATTCTATAAACTCATCACAGATTGCTAATTTAAAGCTTCTTTATAAGAAAGATGGTGACGAAGCTGATATTTTACAAGCTCCTTGGGGGACAAGATTTCTTAGATCAATATGGCCATTTTAA
- a CDS encoding flagellar hook-associated protein FlgK, protein MFSTLHTSQTGLNASRYAIDNVSNNQANKNTVGYKKRVADLSEVRLNGVHITGQGVSFDGISRVTSQHMYDKFMQESTKSNYYNKLSNMLGGVEKIFIETDTSGFSINLNRYFQSVENLRTNPHSEVYRNAMQTEGKVIVDDLQKLYSSVEKQAAIEKNELKTDLKEVNSILKEIADINAKIEKYTPATNDLLDKRDLLELELSKYVDVDINRVPGFYQIKIGGQIALSNNIFEKEIEMQDIHTKQVDKFNNIKQNLDGSSTVYDSLKYNDNFTAKAPYGPDDIITYTLNSEFSVSVRVGETIVGNWDGDPNGVPTAQVVTNDNITRALMLKINSNEEMSKLVTAYNGEYVLDENGKSVPMYPNNDNYLRIESNLPGISNDFTGRISVERKTGADINGRESIYRNETTSKNPISDTVLKIYEDELSLTSGSMRAQVENLASSNPNNKFQKYLDQLDSFAQTLSDTYSAYIRVGADDYIYGKEASDAYNNPPFPQNGGDVVNLNLFSGSSVKNLKFNKNAVNDLNQQNLDYLANLQWKDNLSFKGQAQNPNDKNATSFMEFYRSLKVGVSIDKEESGYSYEVQNAISVNLGMSYNEVVKVNPDDEMIDLMKFQAAFTANSQVITAVDQMIQTLLGMKR, encoded by the coding sequence ATGTTTTCAACTCTACATACATCTCAAACTGGATTAAATGCTTCAAGATACGCTATTGATAATGTAAGTAATAACCAAGCAAATAAAAATACTGTTGGATATAAAAAAAGAGTAGCAGATTTAAGCGAAGTAAGATTAAATGGAGTACATATTACAGGTCAAGGTGTTAGTTTTGATGGAATAAGTCGAGTGACATCACAACATATGTATGATAAATTTATGCAAGAAAGTACAAAATCAAATTACTATAATAAATTATCAAATATGCTAGGTGGTGTTGAAAAAATATTTATTGAAACAGATACAAGTGGATTTTCAATAAATTTAAATAGATATTTCCAATCTGTAGAAAATTTAAGAACAAATCCACACTCAGAAGTTTATAGAAATGCTATGCAAACTGAAGGTAAAGTTATTGTAGATGATTTGCAAAAACTTTATAGTAGTGTAGAGAAACAAGCTGCAATAGAAAAAAATGAATTAAAAACAGATTTAAAAGAGGTAAATTCTATTTTAAAAGAGATAGCTGATATAAATGCAAAAATAGAGAAATATACACCAGCTACTAATGATCTTTTAGATAAAAGAGATCTTCTTGAATTAGAGTTATCAAAATATGTTGATGTTGATATAAATAGAGTTCCAGGTTTTTATCAAATTAAAATTGGTGGACAAATAGCATTAAGTAATAATATCTTTGAAAAAGAGATAGAAATGCAAGATATTCATACAAAACAAGTTGATAAGTTTAATAATATTAAACAAAATTTAGATGGTTCTTCAACAGTATATGATTCATTAAAATATAATGATAATTTTACAGCTAAAGCACCTTATGGACCAGATGATATTATTACTTATACATTAAATAGTGAATTTTCAGTTAGTGTAAGAGTTGGTGAAACAATTGTAGGAAATTGGGATGGAGATCCAAATGGAGTTCCAACTGCACAAGTTGTTACAAATGATAATATTACAAGAGCATTGATGCTAAAAATTAATTCAAATGAAGAGATGAGTAAATTAGTAACTGCATATAATGGTGAATATGTATTAGATGAAAATGGAAAAAGTGTTCCAATGTATCCAAATAATGATAACTATTTAAGAATAGAATCAAATCTACCAGGTATTAGTAATGATTTTACTGGAAGAATTAGTGTTGAGAGAAAAACAGGTGCAGATATAAATGGAAGAGAATCAATATATAGAAATGAAACAACAAGTAAAAATCCAATAAGTGATACAGTTTTAAAAATATATGAAGATGAATTAAGTTTAACAAGTGGAAGTATGAGAGCGCAAGTAGAAAATCTTGCAAGTAGTAATCCAAATAATAAGTTTCAAAAATATCTTGATCAGTTAGATAGTTTTGCACAAACATTATCAGACACTTATTCTGCTTATATAAGAGTTGGTGCTGATGATTACATTTATGGAAAAGAGGCATCAGATGCTTATAATAATCCACCATTCCCACAAAACGGTGGAGATGTTGTAAACTTAAATCTATTTAGTGGAAGTAGTGTTAAGAATTTAAAATTTAATAAAAATGCTGTAAATGATTTAAATCAGCAGAACTTAGATTATCTTGCAAATTTACAATGGAAGGATAACTTATCATTTAAAGGACAAGCACAAAATCCAAATGATAAGAATGCAACATCTTTTATGGAGTTTTATAGAAGTTTAAAAGTTGGAGTATCAATTGATAAAGAAGAATCAGGATATTCATATGAAGTGCAAAATGCGATTTCAGTTAATTTAGGAATGTCTTATAATGAAGTTGTAAAGGTAAATCCTGATGATGAAATGATTGATTTAATGAAATTTCAAGCAGCTTTTACAGCAAACTCACAAGTTATAACAGCAGTTGATCAGATGATTCAAACACTTTTAGGTATGAAAAGATAA